The Kocuria turfanensis genome contains the following window.
ACCCGGGCGTGGGGCTCCAGCGACGTGGCCGGCCGGTTGCGGCTGTGCAGCCCGCGCACCGCCACCGGCCGGGCCCCGCCGGAGCCGAGCAGCTCCAGCCGGTCGTCCTGCCGGAGGGTGCCCGCGGTCAGGGTTCCGGTCACCACCGTGCCGGACCCGGTGATCGTGAAGGAGCGGTCCACCCACAGCCGCAGCCGCCCGCCGGCGGGCGCGGGCGGGCCCGTGCCCTCGAGGGCCGAGACGGTGACCGCGGGCGCGTCGCGCAGGCCCGTCCCGGCCAGCTCCGCCCGGACCTGCGCGAGCACCTCCTCGGCGCGCCCGGGCGCCCGGTCCGCCCGGGTGAGCACCACCACGCCGCGCTCGATGCCCAGGGCCGCGACCGCGTCGCGGTGGTCCGCGGACTGCGCCTGCCAGCCCTCGTCGACCGCGACGACGAAGCACACCACCGGGGCCGGGCCGAGCCCGGCGAGCATGTTGCCGAGGAAGCGCTCGTGGCCGGGGACGTCCACGAAGGCCACGTCCCGCCCGGAGGGCAGCGTGGTCCAGGCGTAGCCCAGGTCGATGGTCAGCCCGCGGCGGCGCTCCTCCTCCCACCGGTCGGGCTCCATGCCGGTGAGGGCCCGCACCAGGGTGCTCTTGCCGTGGTCGACGTGCCCGGCCGTGGCGACGACGTGCACGCTCACCGGGTCCCCCCGGTCCCGTCGTCCGTCCCGTCGAGGGCGGTCAGGGCGGTGCGCACCGCGGCGAGCAGACGGTCGTCGTCGGGCTCGGGCACGCAGCGCAGGTCGAGCAGGCAGGCGTGGTCGTGGACCCGGGGGAGCACGGCGGGACGGCCGGCGCGCAGCGGCGCCGCCGCCGCCTCGGGCAGCCGGACCGCCCACCCCGGCAGCGGCACACCGGGAGCGCCGCCGCCGCCGACCCGGCCGTCGTGGGGGACCACCGGCGCGCCGACGGCCGCGGCGAGCCGCTCGGCGCGGGCGCGGAGCCGGTCGGGGTCCGCGTGCAGCGCCTGGACCACGGGGGTGGGCCCGCCGGCGAGCGTGGCCTCCAGCGCGGCGAGCGCGAGCTTGTCGGCGCGCACCGCGCGGGCGAGGGGGTGGCCGGCCAGCCGGGCGACGACCTCCGCGCGGCCGAGCAGCAGTCCGGCCTGCGGACCGCCGAGCAGCTTGTCGCCGCTGGCGATGACGAGGTCCGCACCGCCCGCCAGGGCGGAGGCGGCGTCCGGCTCCTCCGGCAGGTACGGGTCGGGGGTCAGCAGCCCGCTGCCCAGGTCGGCCACCAGGGGCACGCCGTGGGCGCGCGCCAGCGGCCGCAGCTGCTCCGCCCCGACGCCCGAGGTGAAGCCCTCCACCCGGAAGTTGCTCGGGTGCACCTTGAGCAGGCACCCGGTCTCCGGGCCGATCGCCTCGGCGTAGTCGCGCAGGTGCGTCCGGTTGGTCGTGCCCACCTCGCGCAGCCGGGCGCCGGTCGACTCGATGAGCTCCGGCAGCCGGAAGCCGGCCCCGATCTCGACGAGCTCGCCGCGGCTGATCACCACCTCGCGGCCGGCCGCCAGCGCCGTGGTGGCCAGCACCAGCGCGGCCGCGCCGT
Protein-coding sequences here:
- the selA gene encoding L-seryl-tRNA(Sec) selenium transferase; translation: MAQDDPRRLIPRTDQLMGLPAVRRARERLSEEVVRSLVRETQERARRGELAPDQVEPAVLGALAARSASTLTPVLNATGVVVHTNLGRAPLSAAATEALVAAAGYVDVELDLRTGTRSRRGAGARAALLTACPPAEDALAVNNGAAALVLATTALAAGREVVISRGELVEIGAGFRLPELIESTGARLREVGTTNRTHLRDYAEAIGPETGCLLKVHPSNFRVEGFTSGVGAEQLRPLARAHGVPLVADLGSGLLTPDPYLPEEPDAASALAGGADLVIASGDKLLGGPQAGLLLGRAEVVARLAGHPLARAVRADKLALAALEATLAGGPTPVVQALHADPDRLRARAERLAAAVGAPVVPHDGRVGGGGAPGVPLPGWAVRLPEAAAAPLRAGRPAVLPRVHDHACLLDLRCVPEPDDDRLLAAVRTALTALDGTDDGTGGTR